The Methanofollis sp. UBA420 genome contains a region encoding:
- a CDS encoding type 1 glutamine amidotransferase domain-containing protein, with protein MSRIAVLITDMFEDSEYTKPVQAFEEAGHEVVRLGLKAGATVAGKREGTQVQVDGAVRNATPDDFDALLIPGGFSPDILRGDAHAVEFVRSFVESGKPVFAICHGPQLLISAQVLEGRRVTGWRSIVQDLRNAGADYVDAEVVVDGNLVTSRQPADIPVFVRESLKKVK; from the coding sequence ATGAGCCGTATTGCTGTCCTGATCACGGACATGTTCGAAGACTCTGAGTACACAAAGCCTGTGCAGGCATTCGAAGAGGCAGGCCATGAGGTCGTTCGACTCGGGCTGAAGGCCGGGGCCACCGTCGCCGGCAAGAGAGAAGGGACACAGGTGCAGGTCGACGGGGCCGTCAGGAACGCGACGCCCGACGACTTCGACGCCCTCCTCATCCCCGGCGGATTCTCCCCCGACATCCTGAGGGGCGACGCTCATGCCGTGGAGTTCGTGCGGTCTTTCGTGGAGAGTGGAAAGCCGGTCTTTGCCATCTGCCACGGGCCGCAACTCCTGATCTCGGCGCAGGTGCTCGAAGGCAGGCGGGTCACCGGCTGGAGGTCGATCGTGCAGGACCTGCGGAACGCGGGGGCCGACTATGTCGACGCCGAGGTCGTCGTGGACGGAAACCTCGTCACCAGCAGGCAACCGGCCGACATCCCGGTATTTGTCAGGGAGTCGCTGAAAAAAGTGAAATGA
- the xerA gene encoding site-specific tyrosine recombinase/integron integrase, with the protein MADGDFSEWIDAFMDYLRMRNYSKNTLDGYARVLKKFSHYVWLRRRGDCGDADALRTAWLSSEAPHLDTGVEVSRAMVTDFLSFLTSVQAYKPTSVRQFVSALSSFYLYLFTQEAVTVNPMPGMARPRIKEQEMKYLKHNQVMRLLKSIEKPRDRLIIRLIYATGVRVSELCAIDVGDIDFDEGTIRILGKGGKIRTVFVDEGTLAEVEDYIGNKIVGPLFVGQNGHHITPRTVQYIFEECAPPGITPHKIRHSYASELYRRSKNLRVVQENLGHASIKTTEIYLHTDLDERQAVYRQYFPLSHDGGRD; encoded by the coding sequence ATGGCAGACGGAGATTTTTCCGAGTGGATCGACGCCTTCATGGACTACCTCAGAATGCGAAATTACTCGAAGAATACGCTTGACGGGTATGCCAGGGTCCTGAAAAAATTCTCCCACTATGTCTGGCTCAGGCGGCGGGGCGACTGTGGCGACGCGGATGCTCTCAGAACCGCATGGCTTTCTTCTGAGGCGCCGCACCTCGACACCGGGGTGGAAGTGTCCCGGGCCATGGTCACCGACTTCCTTTCTTTCCTGACGTCTGTGCAGGCGTATAAGCCGACGTCCGTCCGCCAGTTCGTCTCCGCGCTCTCCTCATTCTATCTGTACCTCTTCACGCAGGAAGCCGTGACCGTCAATCCCATGCCGGGAATGGCCCGGCCCCGCATAAAAGAGCAGGAGATGAAATACCTGAAGCACAACCAGGTGATGCGCCTGCTGAAGTCCATCGAAAAACCGCGCGACCGCCTGATCATCCGCCTGATCTACGCCACCGGCGTCCGTGTCTCCGAACTTTGCGCCATCGATGTCGGCGACATCGACTTCGACGAGGGCACGATCCGGATCCTTGGAAAAGGAGGAAAAATCCGGACCGTCTTTGTTGACGAGGGCACTCTCGCGGAGGTGGAGGATTATATCGGGAATAAAATTGTGGGGCCGCTCTTTGTGGGCCAGAACGGCCACCATATCACGCCCCGCACCGTCCAGTATATCTTCGAAGAGTGCGCTCCTCCCGGCATCACGCCGCACAAGATCCGGCACTCCTATGCCTCTGAACTCTACCGGCGCTCGAAGAACCTCCGCGTCGTCCAGGAGAACCTCGGCCATGCCTCCATCAAGACGACCGAGATCTACCTGCATACCGACCTCGACGAGAGGCAGGCCGTGTATCGGCAGTACTTCCCGCTCTCGCATGACGGGGGGCGGGATTAA
- the glmM gene encoding phosphoglucosamine mutase, which translates to MSTERVQKRIFGTNGVRGVIGKDMTPDLVMRIGKALGTMRKGRIAVGRDTRTSGEALAAAVSAGLMATGCEVVDCGVLPTPALQYLIMEHFDGGAMITASHNPPEYNGVKVIEPDGTEMGDEETLKLEEILFSGAFDEVSWEEVGGKKDAPDLKEEYIDAIVSHFPPGIGAGLTVVVDPGSGPAADTTPAILSRLGCTVHTINAQKDGRFPGRLPEPSPEGLAPLAELVVETGAAFGVAHDGDADRAVFVDDQGRYVEENREFALVGSYVCRKTKGRVVTPVSTSLIAEEIAAMHGCTVEYTPVGSIYVARRMRELLGEGKEVAFGGEGNGGLIYPDHQFCRDGGMTAATMAGLLQAEGKSLSALLDALPTYHIIKEKVKTQAAAAVVAALKKRYAGEKIDCRDGIRINRPGSWALVRPSGTEPMMRVVVEARSMEDGEGFFREIMAVVRAAAPDLTPT; encoded by the coding sequence ATGAGCACAGAGAGAGTACAAAAACGGATCTTCGGGACAAACGGCGTCAGGGGCGTCATCGGCAAGGACATGACACCCGACCTCGTGATGCGGATAGGCAAGGCCCTCGGCACGATGAGAAAGGGACGGATCGCCGTCGGGCGGGACACCCGGACCTCTGGCGAGGCCCTCGCCGCTGCCGTCTCTGCCGGTCTGATGGCGACAGGGTGCGAGGTCGTCGACTGCGGCGTCCTCCCGACCCCGGCCCTCCAGTACCTTATCATGGAGCACTTCGACGGCGGGGCGATGATCACCGCCTCCCACAACCCCCCGGAGTACAACGGCGTCAAGGTCATCGAACCCGACGGCACCGAGATGGGCGACGAGGAAACCCTGAAGCTGGAGGAGATCCTCTTCTCCGGCGCCTTCGACGAGGTCTCCTGGGAGGAGGTCGGCGGCAAGAAGGACGCCCCTGACCTCAAAGAAGAGTACATCGACGCGATCGTCTCCCACTTCCCGCCCGGCATCGGCGCCGGCCTCACCGTCGTCGTCGACCCGGGTTCAGGGCCCGCGGCAGACACGACGCCGGCGATCCTCTCCCGCCTCGGCTGCACCGTCCACACCATCAACGCCCAGAAAGACGGGCGCTTCCCGGGCAGACTCCCCGAACCCAGCCCCGAAGGACTCGCGCCCCTTGCAGAACTGGTCGTCGAAACCGGTGCGGCCTTCGGCGTCGCCCATGACGGTGACGCCGACCGCGCCGTCTTCGTCGACGACCAGGGGAGGTACGTGGAGGAGAACAGGGAGTTCGCCCTTGTCGGCAGTTATGTCTGCAGGAAGACGAAGGGCCGTGTCGTGACCCCGGTCTCCACCTCCCTCATTGCCGAGGAGATCGCCGCCATGCACGGGTGCACGGTCGAGTACACCCCGGTCGGGAGCATCTATGTGGCAAGGCGCATGCGCGAACTCCTCGGGGAAGGGAAAGAAGTCGCCTTCGGCGGCGAAGGGAACGGCGGGCTCATCTACCCCGACCACCAGTTCTGCCGCGACGGCGGCATGACGGCCGCCACGATGGCCGGCCTCCTTCAGGCCGAAGGGAAGTCACTCTCCGCGCTCCTTGACGCCCTGCCGACCTATCACATCATCAAAGAGAAGGTGAAGACACAGGCGGCCGCAGCCGTGGTCGCCGCCCTGAAAAAACGGTATGCCGGGGAGAAGATCGACTGCCGGGACGGGATCAGGATCAACAGGCCAGGCAGCTGGGCACTGGTCCGCCCCTCAGGGACGGAACCGATGATGCGGGTCGTCGTTGAAGCGCGGAGCATGGAGGATGGAGAAGGCTTTTTCAGGGAAATCATGGCCGTCGTCAGGGCGGCCGCACCGGATCTCACGCCCACGTGA
- a CDS encoding aminotransferase class V-fold PLP-dependent enzyme, which translates to MSNKEMYMGREPPVKKVLFWCDRCNVPLIGQKCGCGAEGKKISLLQPYEVRPALKGDMDLITRLVHEQFGTVPLPRIMLLNKTGGVDRADLVIAHGGRFGWLTFDPVNRRFNFDIAPEALPYILDHASKGIVDLDSVAAPGEVRGRIGGKKFTLTANVPEGTVIVKYRNRYGTGTVKEGQIRVKEVVTVETRRPANPDWNVAIRKNQTQLKNLEQEAIRTIRRHMNDRPTANVSFSGGKDSTAVLHLARKAGIEKAFFIDTGIEIRETIDFVASRPGVEIIEKGGDFWQAVEKAGPPGKDNRWCCKLLKLQPLKLYLAGVGPCVTVQGNRWYESWNRASLEETSQNPANPLQLNVSPIRAWRALEVFLYLWWQKVEINPLYDMGLERIGCFLCPSMLESEYELLRETHPDMVARWDAFLEKWAERKGLPDEYCRWGLWRWRALPPKMREVCRDRGIAFNDDYSVRATKEKVVRPAEAPPREAAPGPEIEEAGFPVERIRRDFPILGDIVYLDNAATSFSPEVVVEAMVEFEHRYRANVGRGVHRLTQIASQRYWHAHEKVAAFIGGKDGVTVFTKNTTEAVNMVAQGLSWKPGDRVVTTILEHHSNLLPWTHLKKQGVEVVVIPIRPDSSLDLDAFREAVEAAPPRLVAVTHASNVLGTVTPVEEIARICHEHGSLLLVDGAQSVPHMPVDVARIGCDFFCFSGHKMLGPTGTGVLWMKEPILEPTVFGGGMVEAVTADGFTPAAGYQQYEAGTPNIGGGIGLGAAVGYLEKIGMEEVRQYEEDLTTRLIDGLKGIEGVHVYAAEDPEARIGVVSFTIDGLHPHEVAQQLDEGAEIMVRSGHHCCMPLMEHLGLPEGTVRASLALYTTRQEVDLLVASVAEICRGL; encoded by the coding sequence ATGAGTAACAAAGAAATGTATATGGGGCGCGAACCGCCGGTAAAAAAGGTCCTCTTCTGGTGCGACCGCTGCAATGTCCCCCTGATCGGACAGAAGTGCGGGTGCGGGGCCGAAGGGAAAAAAATCTCTCTCCTCCAACCCTATGAGGTGCGCCCCGCGCTGAAAGGGGACATGGACCTCATCACCAGGCTCGTGCACGAACAGTTCGGCACCGTCCCCCTTCCCCGGATCATGCTCCTGAACAAGACCGGCGGGGTCGACCGCGCCGACCTCGTCATCGCGCATGGCGGGCGCTTCGGCTGGCTCACCTTCGACCCCGTGAACCGGCGGTTCAATTTTGACATCGCCCCCGAGGCACTCCCGTACATCCTCGACCATGCAAGCAAAGGGATCGTCGACCTCGATAGCGTCGCGGCTCCCGGCGAAGTCAGGGGACGGATCGGCGGCAAGAAGTTCACCCTCACCGCCAATGTCCCCGAAGGGACGGTGATCGTGAAGTACAGGAACAGGTACGGCACCGGCACCGTGAAGGAGGGACAGATCAGGGTGAAGGAAGTCGTGACGGTGGAGACACGCAGGCCTGCAAACCCCGACTGGAACGTCGCGATCAGGAAGAACCAGACCCAGCTCAAGAACCTCGAACAGGAAGCCATCCGCACCATCCGCAGGCACATGAACGACCGCCCGACAGCGAACGTCTCGTTCTCCGGCGGCAAGGACAGCACGGCGGTCCTCCACCTCGCACGCAAGGCAGGGATCGAGAAGGCGTTCTTCATCGACACCGGCATCGAGATCAGGGAGACCATCGACTTTGTCGCCTCCCGACCCGGCGTCGAGATCATCGAGAAGGGCGGCGACTTCTGGCAGGCGGTGGAAAAGGCCGGGCCACCCGGCAAGGACAACCGCTGGTGCTGCAAACTCCTGAAACTCCAGCCTCTCAAACTCTACCTCGCCGGGGTCGGCCCCTGCGTCACCGTGCAGGGCAACCGCTGGTACGAGTCCTGGAACCGTGCGAGCCTTGAAGAAACGAGCCAGAACCCGGCAAACCCCCTGCAGTTGAACGTCTCCCCGATCCGGGCCTGGCGGGCGCTCGAAGTCTTCCTCTACCTCTGGTGGCAGAAGGTGGAGATCAACCCCCTCTATGATATGGGGCTCGAACGCATCGGGTGCTTCCTCTGCCCCTCGATGCTGGAGAGCGAATACGAGTTGCTGAGGGAGACGCACCCGGACATGGTTGCGCGCTGGGACGCCTTCCTCGAAAAATGGGCCGAAAGAAAGGGGCTTCCCGACGAGTACTGCCGGTGGGGCCTCTGGCGGTGGCGCGCCCTGCCCCCGAAGATGCGGGAGGTCTGCAGGGACAGGGGGATCGCCTTCAACGACGACTACAGTGTGCGTGCAACAAAAGAGAAGGTCGTGCGGCCTGCCGAAGCCCCCCCGCGTGAAGCAGCGCCCGGCCCCGAGATCGAAGAGGCGGGATTCCCGGTGGAGAGGATCCGCCGGGACTTCCCGATCCTCGGGGACATCGTGTACCTCGACAACGCGGCGACAAGTTTCTCGCCCGAGGTAGTGGTCGAGGCGATGGTCGAGTTCGAGCACAGGTACCGCGCCAATGTCGGCCGGGGCGTGCACCGTCTCACCCAGATCGCATCGCAGCGGTACTGGCACGCCCATGAGAAGGTGGCCGCCTTCATCGGCGGGAAGGACGGCGTCACCGTCTTCACGAAGAACACCACCGAGGCGGTCAACATGGTGGCGCAGGGCCTCTCATGGAAGCCCGGCGACCGCGTCGTCACGACGATCCTGGAGCACCACTCCAACCTCCTGCCCTGGACGCACCTGAAAAAGCAGGGCGTCGAGGTCGTGGTCATACCGATCAGGCCCGACTCCTCCCTCGACCTCGACGCCTTCAGGGAGGCGGTCGAGGCCGCGCCTCCGCGCCTCGTCGCCGTCACCCATGCCTCGAATGTCCTCGGCACGGTCACGCCGGTGGAGGAGATCGCCAGGATCTGCCATGAGCACGGCTCGCTCCTCCTGGTGGACGGGGCGCAGAGCGTCCCGCACATGCCGGTCGACGTCGCCCGTATCGGCTGCGACTTCTTCTGCTTCTCGGGCCACAAGATGCTCGGGCCGACCGGGACCGGCGTCCTCTGGATGAAGGAGCCCATCCTCGAACCGACGGTCTTCGGCGGCGGCATGGTCGAGGCGGTCACCGCCGACGGCTTCACCCCGGCGGCAGGCTACCAGCAGTACGAGGCCGGGACGCCGAATATCGGCGGCGGCATCGGGCTCGGCGCGGCGGTCGGGTACCTGGAAAAGATCGGGATGGAGGAGGTCAGGCAGTACGAGGAGGACCTCACCACCCGCCTCATCGACGGGCTGAAGGGCATCGAAGGGGTGCACGTCTACGCGGCCGAAGACCCGGAGGCCCGCATCGGGGTGGTCTCCTTCACCATCGACGGCCTGCACCCGCACGAGGTCGCGCAGCAGCTCGACGAGGGCGCGGAGATCATGGTGCGGTCGGGGCACCACTGCTGCATGCCCCTCATGGAGCACCTCGGCCTCCCGGAGGGGACGGTGCGGGCGAGCCTCGCCCTGTACACCACCAGGCAGGAGGTGGACCTCCTCGTCGCAAGCGTGGCGGAGATCTGCCGCGGCCTCTGA
- the mobB gene encoding molybdopterin-guanine dinucleotide biosynthesis protein B, which produces MKIIQFVGRSNSGKTTFIEGLIRALKERGSVAAVKHLGHDRYALEEGKDTTKYAEAGADRAVGIDDVRAVTASQSPDLTATLTDLCDAGIEYCIVEGFKTIPFPRIVIGDLESDNVVLRNPTIDDIIEHLDAFEDFQTMQGIVRELRRAYPMERAGAVLTFNGIVRELTGDERTEYLDFPAGIDTLVEDLRKEAEQTPGVIGARFYHRKGRLYAGEDITYFAILAEHRQEAFAAMAQAIDRLKRDVHDRK; this is translated from the coding sequence ATGAAGATCATCCAGTTTGTCGGAAGGTCGAACTCCGGCAAGACGACATTTATCGAGGGACTGATCAGGGCCCTCAAAGAGAGAGGGAGCGTCGCCGCCGTCAAGCACCTCGGCCACGACAGGTACGCCCTCGAAGAGGGAAAGGACACGACAAAATATGCTGAGGCAGGCGCCGACCGCGCGGTCGGCATCGACGACGTCAGGGCCGTGACCGCCAGCCAGAGCCCCGACCTCACCGCCACGCTCACCGATCTCTGCGACGCCGGTATCGAGTACTGCATCGTCGAGGGCTTCAAGACCATTCCCTTCCCGAGAATCGTGATCGGGGACCTGGAATCTGACAACGTCGTCCTGAGAAATCCGACCATCGACGATATCATCGAACACCTCGACGCGTTCGAGGACTTCCAGACCATGCAGGGCATCGTCAGGGAACTGCGGCGCGCGTACCCGATGGAGAGGGCGGGTGCCGTCCTCACCTTCAACGGCATCGTCAGGGAACTGACCGGCGACGAACGTACAGAGTACCTCGATTTCCCGGCCGGCATCGACACTCTCGTCGAAGACCTCAGGAAGGAGGCCGAACAGACGCCCGGCGTCATCGGCGCCAGGTTCTATCACAGGAAAGGGCGGCTGTACGCCGGCGAGGACATCACTTACTTCGCCATCCTCGCCGAACACCGGCAGGAAGCCTTCGCCGCAATGGCGCAGGCGATCGACCGCCTCAAACGCGACGTACATGACAGAAAATGA
- a CDS encoding DUF5806 family protein: protein MSDPADRTDEINKYRKFKKVEGSTYRRVNQFLRKHTYITAREWAIARLCADFQTTSGAEMTFVGAHLPELVPFMTEPYTPQAVNQARNAFKRKVKMAGATFFYGAMCGFFTPEELDDILFEASEVARFLMEIEGTALEIDDEIDVEDRVAEVMKNISRASSDLLKERTRRAESEEE from the coding sequence ATGAGCGATCCCGCAGACCGCACTGACGAGATCAACAAATACCGGAAGTTCAAGAAGGTCGAGGGCTCCACCTACCGCCGGGTCAACCAGTTCCTGCGCAAGCATACCTACATCACCGCGCGGGAGTGGGCGATCGCCCGTCTCTGCGCCGACTTCCAGACCACAAGCGGCGCGGAGATGACCTTCGTCGGTGCGCACCTGCCGGAACTCGTCCCCTTCATGACCGAACCCTACACCCCGCAGGCGGTGAACCAGGCCCGCAACGCCTTCAAGAGAAAGGTGAAGATGGCCGGGGCCACCTTCTTCTACGGTGCGATGTGCGGGTTTTTCACACCCGAAGAACTCGACGACATCCTCTTCGAGGCAAGCGAGGTGGCCCGCTTCCTCATGGAGATCGAGGGCACGGCCCTGGAGATCGACGACGAGATCGATGTCGAGGACAGAGTCGCCGAAGTCATGAAAAACATATCCCGTGCATCGTCCGACCTTCTCAAGGAACGGACCAGACGGGCAGAGAGCGAGGAGGAGTGA
- a CDS encoding NUDIX hydrolase codes for MTEGELPTFVRAIITDEEGRVLLLRRAEGLKKYSGLWELPGGWVRPGESLPACLERTVFEETGLTLDVCGCSGSCESAWEGKTEVHQIWVAHPQRKEIRLAPGHTSSTWAGRDEIEMFRAVPWLTDAVRQVF; via the coding sequence ATGACGGAAGGCGAGTTGCCGACCTTTGTACGGGCGATCATCACCGACGAGGAGGGGAGGGTCCTCCTTCTCAGGCGTGCAGAAGGGTTGAAAAAATATTCCGGTCTCTGGGAACTCCCCGGAGGCTGGGTGAGGCCGGGGGAATCTCTTCCCGCGTGCCTTGAGCGCACGGTCTTCGAGGAGACCGGGCTGACCCTTGATGTCTGCGGGTGCAGCGGGTCCTGCGAGTCGGCCTGGGAGGGAAAGACAGAGGTCCACCAGATCTGGGTGGCGCACCCGCAAAGAAAGGAGATCCGCCTCGCACCCGGACACACGTCATCGACCTGGGCGGGCCGCGACGAGATCGAAATGTTCCGGGCGGTCCCCTGGCTGACAGATGCGGTCAGGCAGGTCTTCTGA
- a CDS encoding plasma-membrane proton-efflux P-type ATPase — protein MGRREAGDISGDEAQSASVEELQKRLSTGPEGLTTEEATRRLELAGYNEIPEREVGPLRRFLAYFWGPIPWMIEAAIVLSAVLGRLEDLFIILVLLLVNAGIGFWQEDRADNAIKLLRQKLALQARVLRDGDWRIVPARELVPGDMIRLRLGDIVPADAKIAGEGYLVIDESALTGESLPVTKKAGEIAYAGTVIRQGETEGLVFATGMKSFFGRTTGLVGEATTPSHFQKAVIKIGDYLIALAVALAAVIIIVALFRHESLAETLQFALVLTVAAIPAALPAVLTTTLAVGAMALARREAIVSRLVSIEEMAGVDVLCVDKTGTLTRNELTVAEVAGFDGFSEEEVLLLARLTSREEDNDPIDNAVIARFRDVPGIGKEAAAIRVTEYTPFNPVDKRAMATLETENGTRFMAAKGAPQAIFALTSGEGGDVEGRVAAFAGRGYRTLGVARADATGVWRYAGLIALYDPPRDDSAETIRRARAMGLSIKLLTGDHIAIAREIAAKLNLGARIVGASSLTQVSEKERSQVIEDSDGFAGVYPEHKYEIVAALQEAGHIVGMTGDGVNDAPALKKADAGIAVAGATDAAKSAADIVLTLPGISVIIDAVTESRKTFQRMSNYAIYRIAETIRVVFFITASIIAFNFYPVTALMIVLLALLNDFAIMTIAFDRVVVPAGPVRWDMRLLLGISTILGIYGVFESFGLLYLGKEVLMLDPDVLRSFIYLKLSVAGHLAVFAARTRGPFWSVPPAAPLFLAVVATQGVATLLTVYGILLPAMGWGLAAIVWGYALAGFLLLDVIKLGAYRLLEHTGIVFSR, from the coding sequence ATGGGCAGGAGGGAGGCCGGCGACATTTCTGGGGACGAGGCACAATCGGCATCGGTGGAGGAACTCCAGAAACGTCTGTCGACCGGGCCTGAGGGTCTCACGACGGAGGAGGCAACGCGGCGCCTCGAACTCGCCGGCTATAACGAGATCCCCGAGCGTGAGGTCGGGCCTCTCCGCCGTTTCCTCGCCTATTTCTGGGGTCCGATCCCCTGGATGATCGAGGCCGCCATCGTCCTCTCCGCGGTGCTGGGCCGTCTGGAAGACCTCTTCATCATCCTGGTCCTCCTCCTCGTCAATGCGGGGATCGGTTTCTGGCAGGAGGACAGGGCCGACAACGCCATCAAACTTCTCAGGCAGAAACTCGCTCTGCAGGCGCGGGTGCTCAGGGACGGCGACTGGAGAATCGTGCCTGCCCGGGAACTCGTCCCCGGCGACATGATACGGCTCAGACTCGGCGACATCGTCCCGGCAGATGCGAAGATCGCCGGCGAGGGATACCTTGTCATCGATGAATCGGCACTGACCGGTGAGTCGCTGCCGGTCACAAAAAAGGCCGGCGAGATCGCGTATGCAGGGACCGTGATCAGGCAGGGGGAGACCGAAGGTCTGGTCTTTGCCACCGGCATGAAGAGTTTCTTCGGTCGGACGACAGGCCTCGTCGGAGAGGCAACGACTCCAAGCCACTTCCAGAAGGCGGTGATCAAGATCGGGGACTACCTCATCGCCCTGGCCGTTGCCCTGGCCGCCGTGATCATCATCGTCGCCCTCTTCCGTCATGAGAGTCTTGCCGAGACTCTCCAGTTCGCCCTTGTGCTGACGGTGGCGGCGATCCCGGCGGCTCTTCCCGCCGTCCTGACGACCACCCTTGCGGTCGGGGCCATGGCGCTCGCCCGACGTGAGGCGATCGTGAGCAGACTTGTCTCCATCGAGGAGATGGCCGGCGTGGACGTGCTCTGTGTCGACAAGACCGGGACCCTCACCAGGAACGAACTGACGGTCGCGGAAGTGGCGGGTTTTGACGGTTTCTCAGAAGAGGAGGTGCTCCTCCTCGCCCGCCTGACCTCGCGTGAGGAGGACAACGACCCCATAGACAATGCGGTGATCGCGCGGTTTCGAGACGTTCCCGGCATCGGGAAGGAGGCAGCGGCCATCAGGGTGACGGAATACACTCCTTTCAATCCGGTCGACAAGCGCGCGATGGCAACACTGGAGACAGAGAACGGGACCCGCTTTATGGCGGCAAAGGGTGCTCCCCAGGCAATTTTCGCTCTCACCAGCGGCGAGGGCGGCGATGTGGAGGGCCGTGTCGCCGCCTTTGCCGGGCGTGGCTACCGGACCCTCGGCGTGGCGCGGGCCGATGCTACAGGGGTGTGGCGGTATGCTGGCCTGATCGCCCTGTACGACCCGCCGCGGGATGACTCCGCAGAGACGATCAGGAGGGCGAGGGCAATGGGCCTGAGTATCAAACTCCTCACCGGCGATCACATTGCCATCGCCCGGGAGATCGCAGCGAAACTAAACCTCGGTGCCAGGATCGTCGGGGCATCGTCCCTCACACAGGTTTCGGAAAAGGAACGCAGCCAGGTCATCGAAGACTCGGACGGTTTCGCCGGGGTGTACCCCGAACACAAGTACGAGATCGTCGCCGCACTCCAGGAGGCCGGGCATATTGTGGGGATGACGGGAGACGGGGTGAACGACGCTCCTGCCCTGAAAAAGGCCGACGCGGGGATCGCGGTCGCCGGCGCCACCGACGCGGCGAAGTCCGCGGCCGACATCGTCCTGACGCTGCCGGGGATATCGGTCATCATCGATGCTGTCACCGAGAGCAGGAAGACGTTTCAGAGGATGTCGAACTATGCCATCTACCGGATCGCCGAGACGATCAGGGTTGTCTTCTTCATCACGGCGTCGATCATCGCCTTCAACTTTTATCCGGTGACCGCTCTGATGATCGTCCTTCTCGCCCTCCTGAACGACTTCGCCATCATGACGATCGCCTTCGACCGGGTCGTCGTGCCCGCCGGGCCGGTCAGGTGGGACATGAGGTTGCTCCTTGGCATCTCAACGATTCTCGGGATATATGGCGTCTTCGAGTCATTCGGCCTCCTCTACCTCGGAAAGGAGGTGCTGATGCTCGACCCCGATGTCCTCAGGTCGTTTATCTATCTGAAGCTCTCGGTCGCGGGTCACCTCGCCGTCTTCGCCGCACGGACGCGGGGGCCTTTCTGGTCGGTGCCGCCGGCGGCACCGCTCTTCCTGGCTGTCGTCGCCACGCAAGGAGTCGCGACGCTCCTCACTGTCTACGGCATCCTCCTTCCGGCAATGGGGTGGGGCCTTGCCGCCATCGTCTGGGGCTACGCCCTTGCCGGTTTTCTCCTCCTTGACGTCATCAAGCTCGGCGCCTACAGACTGCTCGAACATACCGGGATCGTTTTCAGTCGATGA